The Oceaniferula marina region ATATGAACACCGCCGTGTCTCAATCGACAGCAACGGCTACCCATCATAGCACCTCAACAGCCCAGACCATGCTGTTAGGCATGCGTGATATTCCCACCCTTTCCATCGCCATGAACCATGCTGATTTCAGCGGTAGCAACGGCATTTATACCAACTCAACCGATAGCAGTTTGGAACACGAATGTTCTGCGGAGTTTATTCCGGCGCGAGGCGACACCCGCAACGACTGGCAGGTCAACTGCGGCATCAAAGTTCAAGGGGGGGCGAGTCGCAATCCAAGCAGCAGTCCAAAACACTCGATGAACTTTCGGTTCAGGGAAGAATACGGGACGGGGAGGTTAAACCAGGCACTCTTCCCAGGATCGAATGTGGAGGAGTTTAATTCACTCGCCCTGCGCGCTGGGTATAACAACTCCTGGATTCATCGTGACGCCGGACAGCGTGGTCGCGGCTCCATGATTCGCGACCAGTGGATGCGTCAGTCCATGCTTGATATGGGGAGCCCGGCTGCAGGTCACGGCATGATGGTCCATATCTTTGTCAATGGTCTCTACTGGGGGGTCCACAACCTCTGCGAGCGTCCCGAAGCCTCGCACTACGCATCCTATAACGGAGGCGACGACGATCTGCTTGATGCGCGTAACGGAGGGTCGGTTGTCGATGGCAATGCAACCGCGTGGAATGAGGTCTCTCAAGTGGTGGCTGATGGAGATTGGACAAAGATCCAAGGGGTGATTGATATGGATCAATACATCGATTACCAGATCATCAACCGGTATGGAGCCAATCACGATTTAAAATCAAATGGTAACTGGCGAGCCGCTGGCGGCGGTCCATTTCCGGAAGGTCAGCCAGAGTTGATGCAACCGTGGCAACTTTATTCCTGGGACGGGGAGCGGACCTTGGAAAGTGAAACGGCGACCAATGCGCCGGTTGATCCGATGGGCGTGCGCAGCACACTCGAGACCCATGCCGAATACAAGATGCGCTTTGCAGACCGGGTACAGAAACATTTCTTTAACGACGGGTCACTGACCCCCGGAGCCTGTGCCGACCGTTGGATGAAGTACGCAAACAACCTTGACCGAGCAATCATCGCTGAATCGGCGAGATGGGGCAACCACCGACGGACGCCGGCCTATACCCGCGATGGTGAGTGGTTGACAGAGCAGTCCCGTTTGATCGGTAGCTATTTTCCAGTGCGGACAAGCAATGTGCTGGGCCTTTACGTCAGTGAGGGGTTATTCCCACAGATCAATGCTCCGGAGTTTTTAGTGAATGGCTCCCCACAGCATGGTGGTGAAATAGCTGCTGGTGGAATCTTAACGCTCACAGCGGGAAGCGGCACAATTTACTATACCCTTGATGGTAGCGATCCTCGCTTGGAAGGTGGTGCAGTCAACCCTTCGGCAATCGCTATCCTTTCAGGGCAAACGGTGAATTTACCCTCCAGCCAAACGGTCAAAACCCGCTTGAAGGAGGGCGACACGTGGTCGGCACTCAACGAGGCAACTTTCTTCCTGGAAGCGTTGGCGCTGGCTGACGATTTGGTGCTGACCGAGATTCACTATCACCCCTCTGAAGCGACCGCCGTGGAACTGGCCGCAGGACGAGCTCTGGCTATCCCACGGGACTTGTCCGATGCGGATGTATTTGAGTTTGTAGAAATAAAGAACATCTCAAGCTATCCGGTGAATCTTGCTGGTGTTCATTTTGGAGAGGGACTGGATTTTACATTTGGAAATACCGTCTTGAATGCCGGTGCGATGGCGGTTCTTGTGCGTGATGCCGAGGCCTTTGCCATCAGATACCCCGGTGTCCCTATCGTTGGCAGCTACGAGGGCGGACTCTCCAATAGCGGGGAGCAGATCAGTCTCATCTTGCATGACGGTGGTCTTGCCCAGAGTTTGATATACAGTGACCAGGGGCAATGGCCGGGGCGCGCCGATGGGGAGGGATCTTCTTTGGAGTTGATCCATCCGACTGGAGAGGTGGCATATTCAGAAAGTTGGCGGTCGAGCAGTGAGTTTCATGGCTCGCCGGGAGTGGCTGGCAAGGGGTTGGACCAGCGGGTGGTGATCAACGAAGTCTTCACCCATAGCGAACTCCAAGCCTTGGATCAAATTGAACTCCACAATACCACGGAGGCGTCCCTTGATATTTCAGGCTGGGTATTGTCGGACCGGTCCAGCACCTACCGATCTTTTAGGGTTCCCAACGGAACAGTGATTGCCGCCGGAGCGTACGTGACCTTTGACGAGAGTGACTTTAATGTCGATCATTCGAACATCATTTCGACTTACTCGGGGGTAGCCGGGCAGGCTCCCACAGCAGTGACATCACCCTCCCATGGTCTTACGACCGGAGATGTGGTGACCCTTTCTGGCTATGGTGGATTTGGCGGCTACAACGGAACATTTGAAGTGACCGTCCTCAACGAAAATCATTTTTCGATCAACACCGAGTTTCTTGATAACCATGCCAGCAAGGGAACCTGGACACCGGGTAGACCCTTCTCCTTGAGCAGCTCCCATGGCGACAAACTTTGGTTGCTGGAAACAACGAACGATGATCGATTGGTTGGATTTGTCGATCAGGTGGATTTTGAAGCCGCTTTTGCGGGGGAGTCCCTCGGTCGCTGGCCCAATGGTGCCGGCACGGGCACCTTGGTGACGATGACGGAAAATACCTTCGGTCGGAACAATGCAGGACCCGTCATGGGACCGGTGGTGATTTCCGAGTTGATGTATGCTCCCGCTGGATCCGCCGGGGATTTGTTGGAGTTTGTGGAACTCTATAATACCGGTGACACAACCGAGCACTTGGACCACTGGACTGTGAGGGGAGGGGCTGATTTCGACTTCACCTCCGCACACAGCCTCGAGCCAGGTGGCTGTCTTGTGTTGGTATCGTTTGATCCACTGGTGGATGTTGCCGCGGCTGCTATCTTCCGGGCTGCATTTGGTATTGATTCATCCGTGCAATTGGTTGGACCATTTCTCGATGGTCCGCTGGACAAGGTCTCCGGAGCCGTTCGCTTGCGGCGTCCGGACTCCCCTCCGGAGGATGACCCTGAGTATTATCCTCAGGTTACCGAAGATGAAGTGCGTTATTCCAATGCCTCACCATGGCCAGTCACGGCTGCCGGATCGGGTGATTCATTACATCGAGTGCATCTTTACGGCGGCTTTGGAAATTTTGCCTCAAGCTGGTCGGCATCGACGGCGAATCCCGGAACATGGGCGATCGACTACTTGGCTTGGAGCGAATTGTTCTTTGGCGACGGCTCTCCAGAGAAGGGTGGGCCAAGTGATGATTTCGACTCCGATGGAGTGGTTAACCTGATGGAGTATGCCCTGGGTATGCACCCCTTGCAGCCGGATCACCTCTACCTCCCAACGCAAGAGGTCGATGGAACAGATTCGGTCTTTACCTACACCCGCTCGATAACCGCCAAAGGGATCGACTTCAAGGTCTACAGCTCGACAGACCTGATCACTTGGAAACCTGAAACGGATCGTTATCTTTCGAGTGATGGCTTTTTCGAAACCCGTGAGGTCCGGATTCCAACCGGGGGAACGAAGCAGTTCATCCGCTTAAAGGTAAGCCAGAGCCCCTGAGAGTACTCAAGCATTCTGCCAGGTTTGTATTTTCAGGGATTCACGCAAAGGCGCTAGGTCGCCAAGGGAAGAGCATGTTGCCAGCTTTGCGGCTTGGAGGCTTAGCGGCTTAGCGGCTTAGCGGCTTAGCGGCTTAGCGGCTTAGCGGCTTAGCGTGAGATCATTTGATCACCCACATCCTATGTCAAAGTTTGTTTTGGTACGCCTTTGGCGATCTAAAAATCGATGGGGACTCGCTTCAACAGTGGTGCCAAAACAACGGACGACCCGAAGTCGTTAGATGAGTTGGAAAAAGCCAGACAATAGATGCACCATTTCTTTGACTGACCCATTTATAGATGGATCTGCCCGATTATTTGTTCTTTTGAATGGTGATG contains the following coding sequences:
- a CDS encoding lamin tail domain-containing protein, which encodes MKHPSLIAIVVSLWSFVALSGSSLGAAPIAGSDFSTSTVFDAAGGQLDISLGSSDDLAPDDHVTVSDWVFVNGGKFLTSDSAAIGMPSGPATKIDGGTASQPTVGSLPAADLNAVSFSIHIPADTIVDLSSVTWLSRQATDSTSNARWIAFKTSLDTGLIYSEVGSHRYDVDTVSVDLTGAAYQGLTDTTVTFTWYAGGSGSGDQDFDTPVVHGDVRMAASDPPTVTNANAVDINPTFATFGGEVTETGGANPTVTLYWGDHDGGTTAEAWDHFITLGNQDATFSTGVSGLTPSTTYYFRCFASNSAGQDWADSTASFTTGALPDPPVVVNHAASEVSYIEAYLNGAVTGTGGETPNVTIYYGDNDGGTVATSWDHSVSIGAQSGAFTTDLFGLTHNTTYYYRAFAQNSGGSAWASASGQFTTAAFSLPTVAHSEAGHLTGTSAQIGGSIVSTGGSPPEVTLYWGDNDGGENPLHWDASVSLGEQSSDFSSIVTGLNPLTTYYFRVYVENEAGSVWVDSTASFTTLELSALLISEFMASNDGGDTHNTNTWYPIANQVPGSTDDWIEIHNTSSTTLDLGGWKLTDSADELNQWTFPSATTIVAGGYLVVYASGANSPDANGNLHTNFKLSAKGEYLALVRPSGTVASEFGPSGADYPPQDKDVSYGLHPSLGASVYFSSPTPGAANDSSGITRVEAMAFSPDRGYYQTAIEVTLSNPTPGATIYYTTDGSKPIDGSGNPTATAAIYTTPVPVTQTTAVRAAAVKAGYAPTTVDTRTYLLLDIDHANADGTDSSGLNTAFLQQTQPAGWGSLTSGDYNMNTAVSQSTATATHHSTSTAQTMLLGMRDIPTLSIAMNHADFSGSNGIYTNSTDSSLEHECSAEFIPARGDTRNDWQVNCGIKVQGGASRNPSSSPKHSMNFRFREEYGTGRLNQALFPGSNVEEFNSLALRAGYNNSWIHRDAGQRGRGSMIRDQWMRQSMLDMGSPAAGHGMMVHIFVNGLYWGVHNLCERPEASHYASYNGGDDDLLDARNGGSVVDGNATAWNEVSQVVADGDWTKIQGVIDMDQYIDYQIINRYGANHDLKSNGNWRAAGGGPFPEGQPELMQPWQLYSWDGERTLESETATNAPVDPMGVRSTLETHAEYKMRFADRVQKHFFNDGSLTPGACADRWMKYANNLDRAIIAESARWGNHRRTPAYTRDGEWLTEQSRLIGSYFPVRTSNVLGLYVSEGLFPQINAPEFLVNGSPQHGGEIAAGGILTLTAGSGTIYYTLDGSDPRLEGGAVNPSAIAILSGQTVNLPSSQTVKTRLKEGDTWSALNEATFFLEALALADDLVLTEIHYHPSEATAVELAAGRALAIPRDLSDADVFEFVEIKNISSYPVNLAGVHFGEGLDFTFGNTVLNAGAMAVLVRDAEAFAIRYPGVPIVGSYEGGLSNSGEQISLILHDGGLAQSLIYSDQGQWPGRADGEGSSLELIHPTGEVAYSESWRSSSEFHGSPGVAGKGLDQRVVINEVFTHSELQALDQIELHNTTEASLDISGWVLSDRSSTYRSFRVPNGTVIAAGAYVTFDESDFNVDHSNIISTYSGVAGQAPTAVTSPSHGLTTGDVVTLSGYGGFGGYNGTFEVTVLNENHFSINTEFLDNHASKGTWTPGRPFSLSSSHGDKLWLLETTNDDRLVGFVDQVDFEAAFAGESLGRWPNGAGTGTLVTMTENTFGRNNAGPVMGPVVISELMYAPAGSAGDLLEFVELYNTGDTTEHLDHWTVRGGADFDFTSAHSLEPGGCLVLVSFDPLVDVAAAAIFRAAFGIDSSVQLVGPFLDGPLDKVSGAVRLRRPDSPPEDDPEYYPQVTEDEVRYSNASPWPVTAAGSGDSLHRVHLYGGFGNFASSWSASTANPGTWAIDYLAWSELFFGDGSPEKGGPSDDFDSDGVVNLMEYALGMHPLQPDHLYLPTQEVDGTDSVFTYTRSITAKGIDFKVYSSTDLITWKPETDRYLSSDGFFETREVRIPTGGTKQFIRLKVSQSP